Sequence from the Priestia megaterium genome:
TTTCAAATGTTCGATTCACTACCGTTACTTTTTTAGCTCCGCTGCCATATAAATTCTGTACGGCAAGCTGACCCATTTTTCCCGCACCAAGAATCAATACATGTTTGGATGATAAGTCTCCAAAAATCTTTTTAGCAAGCTCTACGGCTGCATAGCTGACAGAAACTGCATTCGCACCAATTTCTGTTTCATGATGAGCTTTTTTTGCTAATGTCACAGCTTGTTTAAACAGCTGATTAAAAACCGTTCCAATTGTTTCTTCTTCTTGAGCAAGCAAAAAGCTTGAACGCACTTGTCCAAGAATTTGTGTTTCACCAATCACCATTGAATCTAATCCACATGCTACTCGGTATAAATGTTCGATGGCTCCATCATTTTCATAGATGGTTAAATAAGGCGAAAACTCTTCTTTATCTATTCCGAACCATTCAGCTAAAAATGCTTTTACATAATAACGGCCCGTGTGTAATTGATCAACAACAGCATAAATTTCCGTACGATTGCATGTTGAAACAATGATGTTTTCCAAAATACTTTTTTGGCCGCTTAACGTTTTCATGGCAGATGCTAGTTCTTGCTCATTAAAACTAAGCTTTTCTCTTATTTCAACAGGGGCTGTTCGAAAGTTTAAGCCGACTGCTATAATATGCATTTGTACATACCCCCTATAATTGAAATGTGCTTATTTATCCGAATTTGACGGGCAGTAACCCCTAAATTTCCAAAGAGCTACAGTGAGATAACTGCCCGTAAAATCCGGCGTTCTTCATTCTACTATTCGTAAAAAACGGCGGACATTACACAGATGTAAGCTTCGCCTTATCTCTAACTATTATAACATGTTCTGTAAGTCATTCGAAAAAAAAATGTGAACAGTCTTTGAAAACATGTGTTAAGATATTAACTGTTATTCCGTAATAAATTGTATCAAAAAAGCAGCGTTTTATCACGTTTTCTGTTTTGAAACACCTGGAGGTTACTATGAAAAAGCAATCAATGTTTTTTGGTGTCTTACTAGTTGGATTTGGAATCTTTTTCTTACTGAATGAACTACATATGAGCATTGCAGCAAAGGTATACACGTGGCCTGTACTGTTAATTTTAATAGGAGCAGCACTGTTAACTGAGTCTGCTTTATCTCAAGATCATTCAAACTTGCTTGCAAGCTACATATTAATCACTTTAGGTATTCATTTCTATGTAAGTGAACAAATTCCCTTTTGGCCTACGAATATTAGCATGGTCGTTTTTATGGTGGCCATTAGCTTTTTACTCAGTGCTAGAAAAGCCAAATCAGGCTTTTTCCAAGGCGGCACCCTTTTAATTATTGCCATTTTAATGATGTTTTCAGACCGTCTTAAACTATTTTTGCCAAAAGTTGAAGACGGCGTAAATTATTTAACAACCTTCTGGCCTATTTTATTGTTACTAGTTGGGCTATATTTATTATTTTTCAAACGAAAGTAATCTATGTAAACAAGTTAAAAAAATGGAACGTTTGACTCACTTCCTGTTAGAGTGATGATAAACGTTCCATTTTTTTAGCTTCTATTCCTTTGTTTAGTGAGTCATGCGATACTGCAAAGATTTCCACGCTTTATCTTTTCCTTCACCTGTTTCAGATGAGAAATGAATTAATTCATCATTTGGATCTAAATCCAGCGTTTCTCTCACTACTTTTAAGTGCTTTTGCCATTTTCCTTTAGGAATTTTATCAGCTTTCGTCGCAATAACCATAACGGGAAGGTCATGGTGCTTCAAAAACTCATACATCATAACGTCATCCTTTGAAGGGGCATGGCGCAGATCAACAATCATTAACACAGCTTTAAGCTGCTCACGATTTGTTAAATACGTTTCAATCATTTTCCCCCATGCTTCACGCTCTTTTTTAGACACTTTTGCAAATCCGTAGCCAGGTACGTCTACAAAGTGAAGGATTTCATTAATTAAAAAGAAGTTAAGCGTTTGAGTTTTTCCAGGCTTAGACGACGTACGCGCTAAGCTTTTGCGATTAAGCATCTTATTAATAAAAGATGATTTTCCTACATTTGAACGGCCTGCTAACGCAAACTCTGGCAGGTTTTCTTTAGGATATTGTTCAGGGCGTACGGCACTGATGACAATATCGGCTTGAGTTACTTTCATTTTACCTCTCCTACTAGCGCATGTTCCAATACTTGGTCCACATGTGACACAAGAACGATGTCTAATTCCTCTTGTACACTGTCAGGGATATCTTCAATATCACGTTCATTATCATGAGGGATTAATATTTTAGTTAATCCGGCACGATGTGCACTAAGTGATTTTTCTTTTAAACCACCGATTGGTAATACGCGACCTCTTAGTGTAATTTCTCCTGTCATTCCTACTTCTCTACGCACTGGTTTACCCGTTAGTGCTGATACTAGAGCAGTGGCAATGGTAATTCCTGCAGAAGGTCCATCCTTTGGTACAGCTCCTTCTGGAACATGGATGTGAATATCATGTTTTTCATAAAACTTTTCATCAATTCCTAGTTTCTCTGCATTTGAACGCACGTAGCTAAATGCTGCCTGAGCTGATTCTTTCATCACGTCTCCAAGCTTTCCGGTTAGCACTAGTCTTCCTTTACCAGGGGACAAGCTTACTTCAATGGCTAGCGTGTCTCCTCCTACAGTTGTGTAAGCAAGACCTGTAGCAACGCCGACTTGATCTTCCGTCTCAGCCTGTCCGTAACGGAACCTAGGCTTACCAAGGAATTCTTCAAGCGTTTTGGCCGTCACCACCACGCGCTTTTTCTCACCAGAGACTACGATACGAGCTGCTTTTCGACAAATTGAAGCAATTTCGCGTTCAAGGTTACGAACACCCGCTTCTCTCGTATATAAACGGATGATTGCTGTTAACGCGTCATCGCGAATCTGCAAATTGCCCTTTTGCAATCCGTGATTTTCTAGCTGGCGCAGCAATAGGTGACGCTTCGCGATTTCAAGCTTTTCCAGCTCCGTGTAACCAGCAATTTGAATAATTTCCATTCGATCGCGCAGCGGCCCCGGAATTGTAGCTAAGTTATTAGCTGTAGCCACGAACATCACTTTTGATAAATCATACGTTTCTTCTATATAGTGATCGCTGAAATTATGGTTTTGTTCAGGATCCAATACTTCTAACAAAGCAGAAGACGGGTCTCCTCGGAAATCATTTGACATTTTATCGATTTCATCAAGCAGAAATACCGGATTAATCGTTCCTGCTTTTTTCATTCCTTGAATAATGCGTCCAGGCATAGCTCCCACGTAAGTGCGACGATGACCGCGGATTTCAGACTCATCTCTCACGCCACCTAGAGATACTCGTACAAAATGACGATCTAGAGACGTAGCAATTGAACGGGCTAGGGATGTTTTCCCTACGCCAGGAGGTCCTGCTAAACATAAAATAGGGCCTTTAAGAGATTTTGTCAACTGCTGCACAGCTAGATATTCTAATACGCGTTCCTTCACTTTTTCAAGGCCATAATGCTCATCGTTCAGCACTTGTTCAGCATTATGAATATTGAGCGTATCTTCCGTTTCATTTGTCCAAGGTAGCGCAATCAACCACTCGATATAATTTCGAATGACTGAGCTTTCAGCGGAGGTAGCAGGAATTTTTTCATAGCGATCCAATTCTTTAAACGCCACTTGTTTGACATGGTCAGTCATCCCACTTGCTTCAATTTTTTCGCGAAGTGTTGCTACTTCTCCCGTCTTTCCTTCTTTGTCTCCAAGCTCTTTTTGAATCGCCTTCATTTGCTCACGAAGATAATACTCTTTCTGAGTGCGTTCCATTGATTTCTTTACACGCTGTCCAATTTTTTTCTCCAGCTGCAAAACTTCTTGCTCGTCTTGAATATGAGAAATGATCGTATTTAATCTTTCTTTCACATCAGTTATTTCTAAAATTTCTTGTTTAAGCTGAATTTTTATTGGTAAATGAGAGGCTACAATATCCGCTAATCTTCCTGGTTCTTCAATGTCGCTTACGGTTGAAAGAGTTTCAACGGACACCTTTTTGGAAAGTTTTATGTATTGTTCGAAATAGTCTAAAAGCGTGCGCATCAGCGCTTTATCTTCTACATCAACCTGATGTTCTTCGTTTTGCTTTTCCACGTGCACAACAAAATATTCTTCGCTGTCTTCAAATTCTGTAACGGTTACGCGATTTAGTCCTTCTACTAAGACGCGCATCGTTCCATTCGGCAGCTTTAGCATTTGTTTAATTTTTGCTAACGTACCGGTTCTATATAAATCCTCGTTTGTTGGTTCATCGATACCCATGTCTTTTTGTGATACTAAACAAACTAAGTGATCATCCATCATTGCTTTTTCTAATGCTTGCACAGATTTATCTCGCCCAACATCTAGGTGAAGCACCATTGTCGGATAGACGATCAAACCTCGTAAAGGCAATAGCGGCATTGTCAATTTTTCTTTTTCTGCCATGCAATGAACACCTCCAATGCTCGTCAATTAAAGTATGTAAAGTGTGAATTCTTTTAACAATTTTATCTTATTTATATACACATGTCTAACAATAGTAATTACTAATTGTATCATGAGAAAGAATTAAAAGGCAAAATATATCTTTTTAAGCTCTTTTCATAAAAAAACGCCTTTTTCGTTGGTTGTGTATAAAGATTTTATACGCGAAAAAGGCGATGAATATTCATCTGACCATTAATTTTTAATTATCATGATAGAATTAACTAGATTCTCTATTTGAAATAGCTGAATCTACCGACAAATGTGCAACATGCTCATGTACAGACAATAGCGCTTGTTCAAACACCTCTGTTAAATGATGGACAGGAATAATATCGATACCTTTTACCTTTTCTACCATTGTATTCATATTTTCCTTTGGCACAATCACCGTCTGAACTCCCGCTTGTTTTGCTGCCTTGATTTTTGGAATCACACCGCCAATTGGCTTCACGTTGCCGTGCAGACCAATTTCTCCTGTCATTGCTACCGTATGTTTAATTGGCACTTCATAAATCGCTGAGTAGATCCCTGTTGCCATAGCAATACCAGCAGAAGGTCCATCAATTGGCACGCCTCCCGGAAAGTTTACATGAATATCATACTCATCGGCTGGAACATCCATTGAGCGAAGAACAGTTATGACATTTTCAATTGAGCTTTTAGCCATACTTTTACGGCGAATAGACTTCCCTTGAGTCCCTATACTTTCCTCTTCAACGATACCCGTAATAATAATGTTCCCTTTCTCTTTTGCAGGAATCGCTTTGACTTCAATTTCTAAAAGTGCTCCAGAGTTGGGCCCGTACACCGCTAATCCATTAATAAGTCCCACTTTTTCCTCATCCGCAATTTTCGGATCGTGTCTTGGAGATAGTTGACTAGAATGAACAATCCATTCAATATCTTCATTTTTAATGTCCGTTCGTTCCTCTGATATCGCTAATCCAGCCGCAATTTGCATCATATTAACCGTTTCACGTCCATTGCGTGCATATGTAGAAAACAGAGATAAACCTTCTTCTGATATATCCATTCTTACTTTATTTGCTGCTTTTTTTGCAACTGTAATAATTTCGTCGCGATCAAGCTCACGGAAAAATACCTCTACGCATCTGGAACGAATGGCAGGCGGAATTTCATTAGGCGTTCTAGTCGTCGCACCAATCAAACGAAAGTCTGCTGGCAAACCATTTTGAAAAATATCGTGAATATGTGTCGGGATTTGTGTGTTTTCTTCGCTGTAATAGGCGCTTTCCATAAACACTTTTCGATCTTCTAGAACCTTTAACAGCTTATTCATCTGAATAGGATGGAGCTCTCCAATTTCATCAATAAATAAAATTCCCCCGTGTGCATCTGTAACCGCTCCTTGTTTTGGCTGCGGAATTCCAGCTTGGCCCATGGCACCCGCTCCTTGGTAAATAGGATCATGAACAGACCCAATCAAAGGATCAGCAATGCCCCGCTCATCAAAACGCGCCGTAGTTGCATCTAACTCTACAAATACAGCCGATTGTTTGAAAGGTGATTTTTTATTCTTCTTGGCTTCTTCTAACACTAAACGTGCTGCTGCTGTTTTTCCTACTCCAGGCGGTCCGTATACAATCACGTGCTGTGGATTAGGGCCGCAAAGGGCCGCCTTTAGTGACCGAATTCCATCTTCTTGTCCGACAATATCGGAGAAGCTAGACGGCCTTACACGTTCGGCAAGCGGCTCAGTTAAAGAGATGGCTCTCATTTTCTGCAATTGCTCCATTTCTTTCTTTGAATCCCGGTCAATTGAGACTTTTTGCGTACGCTGATTGCGTAATAAATTCCAAAAATATAAGCCAATGATGATACCAAAAAAGAGTTGGACCATTAAGGCAATATTCGTCCAGTTCATAGATAAACCTCCTGCGCAGTTTAGTAAGATAATTATCAGTTATTATCTCCCTGCAGCAGTAGGAATAAACAAGATTCTAGTAAAAAGTAAAATTTAGTTGTCCTTCATCAGCATAAAAAAAGCCGGGTACTCAAATTGAGTACCTGGCTTTTTTTATGCTGATGTTTTGCTGCCTTCTTGAATGGTAGATCCGTCTTCTAATACGAACTTAGGAGCCGCTTGATCACGAACGGTTTCACCTGTAATAATACATTTTGTAATATCATCACGTGAAGGAAGATCAAACATTACATCTAACATAATACCTTCAATGATTGAACGTAAACCACGAGCACCTGTTTTACGCTCGATTGCTTTTTTAGAAATTTCTACTAAAGCCTCGTCTTCGAACTCAAGTTCAACGTCATCAAGTTCAAGCATTTTTTGATATTGTTTTACTAGTGCATTTTTCGGTTTTGTTAAAATCTCAACTAGCGCTTCTTCATCAAGAGGCACTAAGCTAGCAGTAACCGGTAAACGACCAATAAACTCTGGAATTAAACCAAATTTTAATAAATCTTCCGGTAATACTTTTGCTAGTAACTCTTTTTCTGTAAAGTCTTGTTGTTTTGTTTCTGAACCGAAACCAATTACTTTTTTACCTAGACGACGCTTAATAATAGGTTCGATTCCGTCAAATGCACCACCGCAAATAAATAAGATATTGGTTGTATCAATTTGAATAAATTCTTGATGAGGGTGTTTACGTCCACCTTGAGGAGGAACACTTGCTACAGTACCTTCTAAGATTTTAAGAAGAGCCTGCTGCACACCTTCACCTGATACATCACGTGTAATAGATGGGTTTTCAGACTTACGCGCTACTTTATCAATTTCATCGATGTAGATGATACCTTTTTCAGCTTTCTCCACATCGTAATCAGCTGATTGAATTAATTTTAATAAGATGTTTTCAACATCTTCTCCTACATAACCCGCTTCTGTTAGAGATGTTGCATCTGCAATCGCAAACGGTACGTTTAAAATACGAGCCAATGTTTGAGCTAGTAAAGTTTTACCGCTTCCTGTAGGTCCAATTAATGCAATATTACTTTTTGATAACTCAACGTCATCAATTTTACTGTTTGAATTGATTCGTTTGTAATGGTTGTATACTGCAACGGATAACGATTTTTTCGCATCCTCTTGACCAATTACATACTCATCTAAAATGTCACGAATTTCTTTTGGTTTTGGTACATCTTTAAATTCTACTTCTTCTTCTGTACCTAACTCTTCTTCTACGATTTCCGTGCAAAGTTCAATACATTCATCGCATATGTAAACACCTGGACCCGCAACTAACTTGCGTACTTGTTCTTGTGTTTTACCACAAAATGAGCATTTTAACTGCCCTTTCTCATCGTTAAATTTAAACATAATTTTCACCCCTTGTAGTATTTACTAAAGTGCTCGAAGCTGATTTCTATCCGCGCTATAGCCCAACAACATGGACAACTCATCTATTTGTAGGTAAATGCCCCTCTTTATCACATAGTAAAAGCGCTATGAAAAGATTTGTATTGCATTTTACCATACATTTTCTTGAATAGATACTAAAACGTTTTATGTATATGTTGTTGATGAGCATAACAGAATGGAGATCTGCTATTATATAGTGTCCTCTTATTGGGCCTATTTCATAACCACGGATTTCAAACAATGGGTTAAAGCTGCTTCTACGGTGTTGGTTATGATATAAAAAAACTATTGAAGTTTATAAAACAAGGCACGATCAAGTCGCGCCTTGTTTCTTACTTACTATTATGCAACAGCTTTGCTGTTTTCTACAAGAAATTCAACTGCTTTACGTACTTTCATGTCTTCTTTAATGCTATCAAGACTGCCAAGCACTTTCTTAATTTCTTCGACAGGCATGTTGTACATTCCTGCCATGTTTTCTAATTCTTTTTCTACTTCTTCTTCGCTTACTTCAAGATTTTCAGCTTTTGAAATAGCTTCTAGCGTTAAGTTGATTTTCACACGCTTTTCAGCATCCGGACGCATTTGGTCGCGAAGAGCTTTTTCATCTTGACCTGAGAATTGGAAGTAAAGTTCAAGGTTAAGACCTTGCATTTGTAAACGTTGTTCAAACTCTTGCATCATACGATCCATTTCAGTATTGAACATTGCTTCTGGAATTTCTACTTCAGCATTTTCAGCAGCTTTTTCTACTAAAGTGTCGCGAAGAGCTGATTCCGCTTGATTCTCTTTATCGCTTTGTAATTTTTCTTTTGTTTTTGCTTTTAACGCTTCTAAAGTTTCTACTTCTTCATCTACGTCTTTTGCAAACTCATCGTCTAAAGCTGGAAGCTCTTTAGATTTGATTTCGTGTAATTTCACTTTGAATTTAGCAGCCTTACCAGCTAGCTCTTCAGCGTGATACTCTTCAGGGAATGTTACTTCCACTTCTTTTTCAGCGCCTACTTCAAGACCAACTAGTTGCTCTTCAAAGCCAGGGATGAATGTGTTAGAACCGATTTCTAAAGAATAGTTTTCGCCTTTTCCGCCTTCGAATGCTTCGCCATCAACGAAACCTTCAAAGTCGATTACAGCTGTATCACCTTCAGCTACAGCTCCTTCTTCTTTAACAACTAGTTCAGCGTGACGCTCTTGAAGTGTTTTTAATTCAGCTTCAACGTCTTCATCTGTTACAGTTGTATCTACTTTTTCTACTTCTAAGTTTTTGTATTCGCCTAATTTAACTTCAGGTTTAACAGTTACTTTAGCAGTGAAAACTAGAGGTTGTCCTTTTTCGATTGTTTCAACATCGATTTCTGGACGATCAACCGGCTCGATACCAGCTTCAACAATTGCATTGCTGTAAGCTTCAGGTAATAAGATGTCTAGTGCATCTTGGTATAAAGATTCTACGCCAAAACGTTTTTCGAAAAGTGGACGAGGCATTTTACCTTTACGGAACCCTGGTACGTTTACTTGTTTTACAACTTTTGTGAATGCTTTATCTAAGGCTTTATCAAACTCAGCAGCTTCAACTTCTACTGTTAAAACGCCTTGATTTCCTTCTTGTTTTTCCCATTTTGCAGACATGAATGTTTCCCTCCAAAATCATTTTAAGTAGTGATTTCTAAATTAGATAATGCAGATAGCCTATCAGTTCAAACATCAATCATTATCTATTTAACTCCCTATTACTTTAAAGTAAGTAGGAATGTAATGTAAAGATGAAATTCTACTATACGTATTTAAGTGCATTTTACAACCATTATATTATAACATACAACAATGACGTTTCAACTAAACACCACATTTTATATAAAAGAAATTTCTTCAATTTCTTTTAGCTCTTTAATTGCCTTTCTTAATTCAGCTGCGGAGAAACTTCCGTCTTCCTCTGCTACAGCTGCATCTGACTCTTCTCCTTGCATCATCAGACTAACAGCATACACCGCTTCTGTCCAAAGTTTTACATTATCACCCGGTAAAAACGGAAATGTAATAAATAAATGACGCTGCCATATCTCAACGGCAACCTGCAGCAGTGTAGGATTTTCATGCTCCAGCTTTTCCGTCAGCTTCGCTTCTACTTGCTCGGCAAACAAATACGGTGTTGTTCGTTGAAGCTGAAGCGCATTTACTTTTTTCGTCTCTCCAAACTTAGTAATCATAAAATCAATGTCTACTTCTTCTTCCATGACTGTTTTTAAAGCGACTGTTTTTACGATAGGGTGAACAGCTTCGGATGAAAATAGCTGTTCCAGAAAGAAGCGCTGCTTTTCAATTCTCTTTGTTTTTAATGAATGAACCCATTCAAGCTGATCTTGAATATTGTCTAGAGCTGTGAATGATTTAAACTGCTCTAGCTGTTCTTCTTCTGTTTGTTCTTCTATGACTTGTTCTTGATTCATTCTATTCTTGCAGAACTCCAATAGCTGATAAAGCTGTTCAGCATGTTCAGAAGGAAGTTTGTGTTCTTGAATAACTGCTTGTAGAGTGACATATCCTTCATGATAGTGACCAAGCTGAATTAACACCATGAGGTACATTTGCAAATTATGATAATAATCGCCAATATCTTCTTTCAGCATTTGCTCACATAATTCCTTAGCTATGCCTGCATCACCGAGCTCCACGTAACAAATAACAAGGCCAAGCAAAATTTCATGATGCTTATTATCAAGTTCGTAGGCCTGCTCAAATAAAGGAAGTGCTTCTTGAAATTGCTTGTGCTGCATATGATCTGTAGCTTTTTCAACCAACCGTTCTTTTAATAGAGGAAAAGCTACAATTTTGTTTTGTTGTTCATTCGACATGTTTTCTCCCCACTTCGCGGTCCATTTGCTTTACAGTTTAGCAATTCGATTAACGGAACGCAAAAAAATCGAGCAAAATCATAATTTTGCTCGATTTTTGGTTAATATCTTACCGTTTTTGCTTCATAAGCAGAAATGTCGTCTTCAAAAGAAAGCGTATAGCCAATTTCATCATATCCGTTAACAAGCATATATTTCCAATGGCCATTGATATCAAACGTACGTTCAAAACCTGCTTCATCGGTAATTTTTTGCTGATGAAGATCGATTGTACAGGCGTAAGAAGCACTTTGAGACTCTTTCATTAAATAGGAAACATCTTCTTTTGGTAAAACAATAGGTAAAATACCATTTTTTAGACAGTTTTGTTTAAAAATATCCGCAAATGAAGGTGCGATAATGGCACGAAACCCGTAGTCTAAAAGCGCCCATGGAGCGTGTTCACGTGACGAACCACATCCGAAGTTCTCGTCAGCTACAAGAATTGTTGCTCCTTGATTTTGAGGCTGATTTAATTCAAACGTTTCATTTAACGTTTCATCTTCATTATATCGCCAATCAAAAAATAGAAATTGGCCAAAGCCAGTACGCTCAATTCTTTTCAAAAATTGCTTTGGGATAATTTGATCAGTATCTACGTTTGCTCGGTCGAGACCTGCTACTTTCCCTGCATGGATTGTAAAAGCATTCATCTGTGTTCTCCTCCTTATCGCACCGCTTGTTCTTGTAGTTTGCGTACATCAACAAAATGTCCATATACCGCTGCCGCTGCTGCCATTACCGGGCTTACTAAATGCGTTCTGGCGCCTTTTCCCTGACGTCCTTCAAAATTGCGGTTAGAAGTGGACGCACAGTGTTCGCCTTGTGGAACTAAGTCAGAGTTCATGCCTAGACACATGCTGCAGCCTGAGTCTCTCCAATCAAAACCTGCTTCAATAAAAATAGCAGATAATCCTTCTTCTTCAGCCACTCGCTTTACTTTTTGAGAACCTGGTACAATTATCGCTCGCACATCTGGTGACACTTTCTTTCCTTTAATAAAGGCTGCCACGTCACGAAGATCAGACAAACGAGCATTTGTACATGAACCGATAAATACATGCTGAACTGGAATCTCTTCTATTGCCATGCCAGGCTGTAAGCCCATATACTCAAGTGCTCGTGACAAAGACTTTCTCTCAGCTTCTGTTTTACACTCTTCTAATGTAGGAACTTGCTTGCTAACATAAGAACTCATCGCCGGGTTTGTTCCCCATGTTACAACAGGTTCAATTGTATCTGCATCAATTTCCAGCGTTTCATCGTATGTTGCACCTTCATCTGTTGCTAAAGCTGCCCAAGCTTCCACTGCTTTTTCAAACTGTTCTCCTTTAGGAGCATACTGACGTCCTTTAATATAAGAGAAAGTGACATCGTCTGGACTGATTAAACCAGCTTTTGCACCGGCTTCAATAGACATATTACAAATGGTCATGCGCTCTTCCATTGAAAGATCGCGAATACATTCGCCCGTAAATTCCACGATTGAACCCGTTCCAAAATTCACACCGAATTTTTGAATTATTGCTAACACAATGTCCTTAGCATAAACGCCAGGCTGCTTTTTGCCATTTACTTTCACTTGTAGCGTTTTTGGTTTCGCTTGCCATAGCGTTTGTGTTGCTAAAACATGCTCTACCTCACTAGTTCCTATACCAAAAGCAAGTGCTCCAAATGCACCGTGAGTAGATGTATGACTATCTCCGCACACAATGGTTTTTCCAGGCTGAGTTAATCCTAATTCCGGTCCAATGATATGCACAATTCCTTGCTCTTCACTTGTTAAATCTAAAAGCTTCACACCAAACTCATGACAGTTTTCGGATAGTTTGTCTACTTGTTTCTTTGCAATCGGATCTTTAATATTAAAACGGTCAACCGTTGGAATGTTGTGGTCCATTGTAGCAAACGTTAAGTCTGGACGCTTCACTTGGCGATTTGCCACGCGAAGACCTTCAAATGCTTGAGGGGAAGTTACTTCATGAATAAGATGAAGATCGATATATAATAAGTCCGGCTTCCCCTCTTCTCGACGTACAACATGTTGTTCCCAAAGCTTATCAATAATTGTTTTTGGTTTCATACTGCTCCTCCTTTCTGATTATGAAAAACGTTTCTCACAAAACGTGAGAAACGCATGATTAACTGTAAGCTGTCATAATGCTTGAAATGGCAGAATCATTGGCAATTACCGCAGTTATCGCCTCCACCATTTTATCGGTACCTAAATAATGATTACCGTCTGCTAAGTCAGCTGTTCGATGA
This genomic interval carries:
- the leuD gene encoding 3-isopropylmalate dehydratase small subunit, which produces MNAFTIHAGKVAGLDRANVDTDQIIPKQFLKRIERTGFGQFLFFDWRYNEDETLNETFELNQPQNQGATILVADENFGCGSSREHAPWALLDYGFRAIIAPSFADIFKQNCLKNGILPIVLPKEDVSYLMKESQSASYACTIDLHQQKITDEAGFERTFDINGHWKYMLVNGYDEIGYTLSFEDDISAYEAKTVRY
- a CDS encoding tetratricopeptide repeat protein, with the translated sequence MSNEQQNKIVAFPLLKERLVEKATDHMQHKQFQEALPLFEQAYELDNKHHEILLGLVICYVELGDAGIAKELCEQMLKEDIGDYYHNLQMYLMVLIQLGHYHEGYVTLQAVIQEHKLPSEHAEQLYQLLEFCKNRMNQEQVIEEQTEEEQLEQFKSFTALDNIQDQLEWVHSLKTKRIEKQRFFLEQLFSSEAVHPIVKTVALKTVMEEEVDIDFMITKFGETKKVNALQLQRTTPYLFAEQVEAKLTEKLEHENPTLLQVAVEIWQRHLFITFPFLPGDNVKLWTEAVYAVSLMMQGEESDAAVAEEDGSFSAAELRKAIKELKEIEEISFI
- the leuC gene encoding 3-isopropylmalate dehydratase large subunit; the encoded protein is MKPKTIIDKLWEQHVVRREEGKPDLLYIDLHLIHEVTSPQAFEGLRVANRQVKRPDLTFATMDHNIPTVDRFNIKDPIAKKQVDKLSENCHEFGVKLLDLTSEEQGIVHIIGPELGLTQPGKTIVCGDSHTSTHGAFGALAFGIGTSEVEHVLATQTLWQAKPKTLQVKVNGKKQPGVYAKDIVLAIIQKFGVNFGTGSIVEFTGECIRDLSMEERMTICNMSIEAGAKAGLISPDDVTFSYIKGRQYAPKGEQFEKAVEAWAALATDEGATYDETLEIDADTIEPVVTWGTNPAMSSYVSKQVPTLEECKTEAERKSLSRALEYMGLQPGMAIEEIPVQHVFIGSCTNARLSDLRDVAAFIKGKKVSPDVRAIIVPGSQKVKRVAEEEGLSAIFIEAGFDWRDSGCSMCLGMNSDLVPQGEHCASTSNRNFEGRQGKGARTHLVSPVMAAAAAVYGHFVDVRKLQEQAVR